A window of the Hypomesus transpacificus isolate Combined female chromosome 22, fHypTra1, whole genome shotgun sequence genome harbors these coding sequences:
- the LOC124484758 gene encoding zinc finger protein 23-like isoform X2, whose translation MSTLVSIMEVLANAAVADICQLVDDGYAVLRLEISRAQRENLALKSKLRLMEVRSRDRFARRSPLPHLAVSCARKAHVAVKHSINAKKNAAGSRLIGDQGTHLSTVCAQPEDPLEYPELVLIKEERQEEELKDCNSHLAQENAGVSHSLPANNNHTRKVETLLDQHRSPGSTLPGLQRPGSPPEHPAQGSQEQAGDSDVLKTPLPGGHHSTTSQQLQPHHMYAGGCETAGSSSQMASLGDAVEPSCSFSLEAMRSFGAEVPLLLGDGESLHGFVNSLGLGRVDSLKMERGAESSWADGKVFGSGLSLDPIPGRDREDGESASNLSSQTHESKSSELEATGFDSSFDELFSSPDANVVQVLHRNGGGGTEGQSSYQFLASGGGFGGLTEASPRIRLDPERVLHCEQCGRLFHNARDLVVHQRSHAGERLFHCPQCKKPFLHLHQLKTHQRVHTGEKPFSCAQCGRHFSQSSHIKRHMSVHTGEKRYSCSLCGKRFSQACSLKVHQSVHTGERPYSCTQCGKSFSVLGNLVRHQSVHIRK comes from the exons ATGTCGACG CTTGTATCCATCATGGAAGTGCTGGCAAACGCGGCAGTAGCAGACATTTGTCAGCTTGTTGACGACGGATACGCCGTGCTGCGGCTTGAAATATCCAGGGCTCAGCGAGAGAACCTGGCATTGAAGAGCAAACTACGGTTAATGGAAGTTCGCTCACGGGACCGATTCGCCAGAAGAAGCCCCTTACCTCACCTGGCTGTCTCTTGCGCTAGGAAAG CTCATGTAGCTGTTAAGCATTCCATAAATGCCAAGAAGAATGCAGCAGGATCCAGGCTGATTGGGGACCAGGGCACCCACCTCTCTACTGTGTGTGCTCAG CCTGAGGACCCCCTGGAGTATCCTGAGCTAGTCTTGAtaaaggaagagaggcaggaggaggaactgAAAGACTGCAACTCTCACCTGGCCCAGGAAAATG CTGGAgtatctcactctcttcctgcgAACAACAACCACACCCGGAAGGTAGAGACGCTTCTGGACCAGCACAGGAGTCCAggctccaccctcccagggtTACAAAGGCCCGGGTCACCACCAGAGCACCCTGCCCAGGGATCGCAGGAGCAAGCCGGGGACAGCGACGTCCTGAAGACCCCTCTCCCTGGAGGTCACCACAGCACCACCAGCCAGCAGCTGCAGCCGCACCACATGTACGCCGGAGGCTGTGAAACTGCGGGCTCGTCGTCTCAAATGGCGTCTCTTGGAGACGCCGTGGAACCGTCCTGCTCGTTCTCGTTGGAAGCGATGAGGTCGTTCGGTGCCGAGGTTCCCCTGTTGCTAGGTGACGGGGAGAGCCTGCACGGGTTCGTCAACTCGCTCGGGCTCGGAAGAGTCGACTCTCTCAAAATGGAAAGAGGGGCAGAGTCCTCTTGGGCTGATGGGAAGGTTTTTGGATCGGGCCTGTCTCTAGATCCCATCCccgggagggacagagaggacggGGAGTCGGCCTCTAACCTCTCTTCTCAGACCCACGAGAGCAAGTCCAGCGAGCTGGAAGCCACCGGGTTCGATTCCTCCTTCGACGAGCTGTTCTCCTCGCCCGACGCCAACGTGGTGCAGGTTCTCCACCGGAATGGAGGTGGGGGTACCGAGGGGCAGTCTTCATATCAGTTCCTGGCCAGTGGGGGTGGTTTCGGAGGCCTGACGGAGGCTTCGCCCCGCATCAGACTGGACCCGGAAAGGGTGCTCCATTGCGAGCAGTGCGGCCGGCTTTTCCACAACGCGCGAGACCTAGTGGTGCACCAGAGGTCCCATGCCGGAGAGAGACTCTTCCACTGCCCCCAGTGCAAGAAACCCTTCCTGCACCTCCACCAGCTGAAGACCCACCAGAGGGTCCACACCGGTGAGAAACCCTTCAGCTGCGCCCAGTGCGGACGCCACTTCTCCCAGTCCAGCCACATCAAGAGACACATGAGTGTGCACACGGGGGAGAAGAGGTACAGCTGCTCCTTATGTGGGAAGAGGTTCTCCCAGGCTTGCAGCCTGAAGGTGCACCAGAGTGTCCACACTGGGGAGAGGCCTTACAGCTGTActcagtgtgggaagagcttctcTGTATTGGGTAATCTGGTTAGGCATCAGAGCGTTCACATCAGGAAATAA
- the LOC124484758 gene encoding zinc finger protein 23-like isoform X1, which produces MMVTRGTVTGLVSIMEVLANAAVADICQLVDDGYAVLRLEISRAQRENLALKSKLRLMEVRSRDRFARRSPLPHLAVSCARKAHVAVKHSINAKKNAAGSRLIGDQGTHLSTVCAQPEDPLEYPELVLIKEERQEEELKDCNSHLAQENAGVSHSLPANNNHTRKVETLLDQHRSPGSTLPGLQRPGSPPEHPAQGSQEQAGDSDVLKTPLPGGHHSTTSQQLQPHHMYAGGCETAGSSSQMASLGDAVEPSCSFSLEAMRSFGAEVPLLLGDGESLHGFVNSLGLGRVDSLKMERGAESSWADGKVFGSGLSLDPIPGRDREDGESASNLSSQTHESKSSELEATGFDSSFDELFSSPDANVVQVLHRNGGGGTEGQSSYQFLASGGGFGGLTEASPRIRLDPERVLHCEQCGRLFHNARDLVVHQRSHAGERLFHCPQCKKPFLHLHQLKTHQRVHTGEKPFSCAQCGRHFSQSSHIKRHMSVHTGEKRYSCSLCGKRFSQACSLKVHQSVHTGERPYSCTQCGKSFSVLGNLVRHQSVHIRK; this is translated from the exons ATGATGGTGACCAGGGGCACCGTAACGGGG CTTGTATCCATCATGGAAGTGCTGGCAAACGCGGCAGTAGCAGACATTTGTCAGCTTGTTGACGACGGATACGCCGTGCTGCGGCTTGAAATATCCAGGGCTCAGCGAGAGAACCTGGCATTGAAGAGCAAACTACGGTTAATGGAAGTTCGCTCACGGGACCGATTCGCCAGAAGAAGCCCCTTACCTCACCTGGCTGTCTCTTGCGCTAGGAAAG CTCATGTAGCTGTTAAGCATTCCATAAATGCCAAGAAGAATGCAGCAGGATCCAGGCTGATTGGGGACCAGGGCACCCACCTCTCTACTGTGTGTGCTCAG CCTGAGGACCCCCTGGAGTATCCTGAGCTAGTCTTGAtaaaggaagagaggcaggaggaggaactgAAAGACTGCAACTCTCACCTGGCCCAGGAAAATG CTGGAgtatctcactctcttcctgcgAACAACAACCACACCCGGAAGGTAGAGACGCTTCTGGACCAGCACAGGAGTCCAggctccaccctcccagggtTACAAAGGCCCGGGTCACCACCAGAGCACCCTGCCCAGGGATCGCAGGAGCAAGCCGGGGACAGCGACGTCCTGAAGACCCCTCTCCCTGGAGGTCACCACAGCACCACCAGCCAGCAGCTGCAGCCGCACCACATGTACGCCGGAGGCTGTGAAACTGCGGGCTCGTCGTCTCAAATGGCGTCTCTTGGAGACGCCGTGGAACCGTCCTGCTCGTTCTCGTTGGAAGCGATGAGGTCGTTCGGTGCCGAGGTTCCCCTGTTGCTAGGTGACGGGGAGAGCCTGCACGGGTTCGTCAACTCGCTCGGGCTCGGAAGAGTCGACTCTCTCAAAATGGAAAGAGGGGCAGAGTCCTCTTGGGCTGATGGGAAGGTTTTTGGATCGGGCCTGTCTCTAGATCCCATCCccgggagggacagagaggacggGGAGTCGGCCTCTAACCTCTCTTCTCAGACCCACGAGAGCAAGTCCAGCGAGCTGGAAGCCACCGGGTTCGATTCCTCCTTCGACGAGCTGTTCTCCTCGCCCGACGCCAACGTGGTGCAGGTTCTCCACCGGAATGGAGGTGGGGGTACCGAGGGGCAGTCTTCATATCAGTTCCTGGCCAGTGGGGGTGGTTTCGGAGGCCTGACGGAGGCTTCGCCCCGCATCAGACTGGACCCGGAAAGGGTGCTCCATTGCGAGCAGTGCGGCCGGCTTTTCCACAACGCGCGAGACCTAGTGGTGCACCAGAGGTCCCATGCCGGAGAGAGACTCTTCCACTGCCCCCAGTGCAAGAAACCCTTCCTGCACCTCCACCAGCTGAAGACCCACCAGAGGGTCCACACCGGTGAGAAACCCTTCAGCTGCGCCCAGTGCGGACGCCACTTCTCCCAGTCCAGCCACATCAAGAGACACATGAGTGTGCACACGGGGGAGAAGAGGTACAGCTGCTCCTTATGTGGGAAGAGGTTCTCCCAGGCTTGCAGCCTGAAGGTGCACCAGAGTGTCCACACTGGGGAGAGGCCTTACAGCTGTActcagtgtgggaagagcttctcTGTATTGGGTAATCTGGTTAGGCATCAGAGCGTTCACATCAGGAAATAA
- the LOC124484758 gene encoding zinc finger and SCAN domain-containing protein 22-like isoform X3 — protein sequence MYPEVKQSVFLDLYICVDRTVDCPCKDGCSSARTPQPQGIVEGLRTVAVMSNSVAFHEQLASLMEVLANTAVAEICKLVDDGYAVLRLEISQSQREIDNLRRKLLVTKLHNYRRNAEKFGTLRQRRTVQKHIDAGDVARAKEKSRDFPAYLDNRSGVLGTSTQQDATGRNSSNPNAVPNTNNKHNQGRETKKGGLPVIIKVESLTPPSRSATGPPEMGEGEPSNPETCTAVRASESWEPDVVVVVVDPAPIKEETGINCDWSLSDQEAMIREGQQTEEEDDDGGRGGGDMNYLMDDFDQLPSTSAPSSFSSSFFSSSISSSFFSTSSSSSHPVPGPLPQQQKQGDQQHHLPNPQREPPTTQRGLGKHLPSSTHPPPTLINYSSLLPRATGSAENQGGRGGGGGDTQTEKPQGTGYWYHLKCEVCGKLFPRPAALQRHHRVHTGEKPFSCRHCAKRFSYGHQLKNHERVHTGERPFSCTLCGKSFSQSSHLKRHLGVHTGHSLV from the exons ATGTACCCGGAAGTAAAACAATCCGTTTTTCTGGATTTATACATTTGTGTTGACCGTACAGTTGACTGTCCATGTAAAGACGGTTGTTCTTCAGCCAGAACCCCACAGCCACAAGGTATTGTTGAGGGGCTTAGGACTGTAGCAGTTATGTCCAATAGTGTCGCCTTCCACGAACAGCTAGCCTCTTTGATGGAGGTTTTAGCGAACACGGCCGTTGCTGAGATCTGTAAACTCGTAGATGATGGCTATGCCGTCCTACGATTGGAAATCTCTCAAAGTCAGAGAGAGATTGACAACCTACGGCGAAAGCTACTTGTGACCAAACTTCATAATTACCGACGGAACGCAGAGAAGTTTGGGACTCTGCGACAGCGACGCACCGTTCAGAAGCACATCGACGCCGGTGATGTTGCTCGTGCCAAAGAGAAGTCCAGGGACTTCCCAGCATATT TGGACAATCGTTCTGGTGTACTTGGAACCTCTACGCAGCAGGATGCTACAGGTCGCAATTCTTCAAACCCCAACGCTGTTCCAAACACGAACAACAAACACAATCAG GGCAGGGAAACGAAGAAAGGAGGTTTGCCCGTTATTATCAAAGTGGAGAGCTTGACACCCCCCAGCAGATCGGCCACTGGTCCTCCAGAGATGGGAGAAGGGGAGCCTAGTAACCCAGAGACCTGCACCGCTGTCCGGGCCTCTGAGAGCTGGGAGCCTgatgtggttgtggtggtggtggatccAGCCCCCATCAAAGAAGAAACTGGGATCAACTGTGACTGGAGCTTATCGGACCAGGAAGCGATGATCAGAGAGGGCCAGCAAactgaggaggaagatgatgatggaggaagaggaggaggagatatgAACTATTTGATGGACGATTTCGACCAACTGCCTTCCACCTCGGCcccttcttccttctcctcctccttcttctcctcctccatctcttcctccttcttctccacctcttcctcctcctcacacccgGTTCCAGGGCCTCTCCCCCAGCAACAGAAGCAGGGAGACCAGCAGCACCACCTCCCCAACCCACAGAGAGAACCCCCCACCACGCAGAGAGGCTTAGGGAAGCACCTCCCCTCAtccacccatcctcctcctACACTTATCAACTACTCCTCGCTCCTCCCCAGAGCAACTGGCAGCGCAGAGAaccaaggaggaagaggaggtggaggaggagacacccagacagagaaGCCACAGGGCACTGGGTACTGGTACCATCTTAAATGCGAGGTGTGTGGTAAATTATTCCCCCGACCCGCGGCCCTACAGAGACATCACCGCGTCCACACCGGAGAGAAACCCTTCTCCTGCCGTCACTGTGCCAAGAGGTTCTCTTATGGGCACCAGCTGAAGAACCACGAGAGG GttcacacaggagagaggccGTTCTCCTGCACACTCTGTGGGAAGAGCTTCTCTCAGTCCAGCCACCTGAAGAGGCACCTTGGTGTGCATACGGGACACTCACTGGTCTGA